AATTGCATCGTATCGTACATGGCGAGGCCGGAGGTCACATGGCCGCCCGGCGAATTGATGTAAATGTTGATTTCCTTCTTCGGGTTCTCGGATTCGAGAAACAGAAGCTGCGCGATCACGAGCGAGGCCATGTTGTCCTCGACGACCCCGGTCAGGAAGATGATGCGCTCTTTCAGTAGGCGCGAATAGATGTCGAAAGCGCGCTCGCCGCGGTTGGTCTGTTCGACGACCATGGGAACGAGCTGGCTTGTGTAGAATTCAACGGGATCGCGCATGGCGTTACTCCAGGCCGTGATGAGAGCCGAAGATGACTTCGTTCTGGGGAGAGCCCGCAGCACGCAAGGCGCGGGCGCGACCGAAGCCGGTGGCTTGTGAATTTGGTGCGGCACACGGGGTGCCACACCAAACATGGGATGATTTGAGCGGGAGCGCAACCGGTCGGTGGCGCGCGCTCATTCGAAAGCCGATCCCGTTGTCATCAACGCGATCACGATCCGTCCGGCATCATCCGCGCGAAAACTTGCGCGGCGCTGCCTTAGCCGTGCTTGTGCCCGGCGTGGTCGTGATCGTGATCGTGGTCGTGATCGCAATCGGGACCATGCACGTGCTCGTGTTCTTCTTCGATGCCGCCGTCAAGCAGGGCCTGCTCGCGTTCAAGCTCCGCCAGCGACTTCATCAATTCTTCGGGAGAAACCTTGTTCTCCTCCGTCTTCACGAGTTCGAGGACGAAGTTGATGACCTTTTCCTCGTAGACCGGTGCGCGGAGTTCGTTCAGCGCGTTCGGGTTCTTGCGATAGAACTCGATGACCTCGCGTTCCTGTCCAGGGAACTGGCGGGCGCGGTCGATGACGGCGCGGCGAATTTCCTCGTCGAGAATCTTGATCTCGTTCTGATTGCCGATCTCGGAGAGCACAAGGCCGAGGCGCACACGGCGCTCGGCGAGCTTCTGATATTCGGCGCGCGCCTTCTCTTCGGTCGAGCCTTCGTCCTCGAAGGTCTTCTTGGCCTGTTCGAGCTGACGGGTGATGCCGCGCCAGATGCCTTCGAACTCGCTCGTCACGAGGGTATTCGGCAATTCAAAGGAGTGACGCTCGTCCAGCACGTCGAGCACCGCCTTCTTGAGCTTTGCGCGCGTCGCACCGTCAAGCTCCTTCTGAAGCTGATCGCGGACCGCTTCTTCGAGCTTTGCGAAGGATTCGAGGCCCAGCGTCTTCGCGAACTCGTCGTCGGCCTTCGCGTCGACAGGCTTCGCGACGTCCTTGACGGTCACGTCGAAGACCGCGTCCTTGCCCGCGAGATGCGCCGCCTGGTAGTCCTGCGGGAACGTCACCTTGACGTCGCGCTGATCGCCCTTCTTCGCTCCGATCAGACCGTCCTCGAAGCCCGGGATGAACCGGCCGGAGCCGAGCACGAGGAACGCATCCTCGGCAGCGCCGCCTTCGAAGGGCTCGCCATCGATGCTGCCCTTGAAGTCGATGGTGAGGCGGTCGCCGGCCTCGGCGGCGCCATCCTTCGTCTCATAGGCTACATTCGCCTTGAGAAGACGGTCGATGGCGCCCTTGACGTCCTCTTCCTTGGGATCGGCGACATCCTTCGTCAGCGTGATCGCCTTAAGATCGGTGAGTTCGATCTTCGGCAGCACCTCGAAAGACATCGTATATTCGAGATCGGCCGCGCCATCGATCATGCGCTGAACCGCCTCGGCGTCTTCCGGGAGCTTGATGTCGGGCTGGAAGGCGGGGCGTTCGTTCCGCTCCTGAAGCGCCTTCGAGCTCGATTCGCCGACGGTTTCTTCCAGCACTTCGGCCATCACCGACTTGCCGTACATCTGGCGCACATGGGCAAGCGGCACCTTGCCGGGCCGGAAGCCGTTGAGCTTCACTTTGGATTTCAGGTCTTCGAGCTTCGATTCAGCCTTCACCTTCAGATCGGCGGCGGGCACGACGACCTTCAATTGGCGTTTCAGCCCGTCTGAAACAGTTTCTGTAACTTGCATTGTCCGGAATCTCGTTGGCCGTTGATCGGCGAAGTTATCGAAGCAACGGGAATCGTTGCCGCGGGCGCATTCGCCCCGCATCTGATCGTGTGAAATTGCATATCGCAGCCCAATCCACAAGGGCTGCATCAAGCACCCGTGGAAAAAACCACAACGTTCGGTCACACTTGGGCGGGCACGGGAGCGCCGCTGCGCGGACCCGTATCGACCTGAAGGTGTTATGCGGCAAGGTGTTATGCGACCGCGATTTTCGCGCTGAACCTCAGGAGCCGGGAGCATCCTTGTCGGGATCGAACGCCGTAACGGCGCTAACGTTTTTCCACGGCGCGCTCGCAAGACGCCTCGACCGGGCAAGCCGCGCGCTCCTCGAACCCGAAGACGGGCGCGCGATGGATTTCAGCCGCGCGGCCGGTGAACCGGCCCTCGGCCAGCCGACGCAGGTTTCATGGCGCGTATTCAAGAACCCGCTCACCGTCTTCATAGGCGGGGTGGCGGCCGTTATCCTCGAACTCGCGGAACCGCGCGTCCGTACCGGCGTGTGGGAGCACACGTCCTTTCGCACGCAGCCGCTGCGACGGCTGCGCCGGACCGGGCTCGCCGCGATGATGACGGTCTACGGTCCGGCTAGCGCCGCGCAAGCGATGATCGTGGGCGTCCGACGCATGCATGCCCGCGTGAAAGGCACGACGCCGGGCGGCGAGCCCTACTGCGCCGACGATCCCGAACTTCTCAACTGGGTGCAGGCGACAGCCGCCTACGGCTTCCTGCAAGCCTACCACACGTATTCCAAGCCGATCCCGCAGGCCGACCGGGACCGCTACTACCGCGAGGGGGAGACCGCCGCCCGCCTCTATGGCGCTACGCTGCCGCCCCGGTCCGAGGCAGAGCTTGACGCGGCGTTCGCAGCCATGCTGCCGCGCCTCGAACCATCGCCGATCATTTTCGAGTTTCTCGACATCATGCGCACAACACGCATCGTGCCGCCCGTGTCGCGGGCACTCACGCCCGCCGCCCATCTTGCCCAGCCGCTGTTCGTGCGCGCCGCAGTGAGCCTGACGCCGCCACGGATCCGCGAACGTCTCGGGCTTGGGCCAACTTACGGACTGCGGCCCTTTGAACGCGCGCTCCTTCATCAGGCAGCCGCGCTTGCCGACCGGATCGTGCTTCATTCGAGCCCTGCCGTACAGTCATGCCAGCGTCTCGGTTTGCCGGCCGACTTCCTTTACGCATCGCGCTGACGTCAGGCGGCCGCGAGAAAGGCGGGCAGCGCCACCTCCGGCAGCGGCTTCGCCATCACCTCGCGAATGCTCGCATCCGGCACGCCCAGCACGGAAAGCGCCGTGCTGATGATCCTGTCGGCGTAATCGTCGTCCACCTCGCCCGAAACGAGCTTCAGTGTCGCCAGCAGCAAGAGACCCGCGACGGTTTCGCGCGCCATGTCGACATCCTGATGCCTGAAGACGCCCTCTTCGATGCCCGCCGCGACGGCTCGCCGGATGAGGTCGCCGATACCGAAGCGGAAGTCATTCCCCGAGAGAACCGCGCGGATCATGAACCAACCCCACATGCGATCGGTTTTCGCGACGCGCAGCCAGACACGCACATCGTTGGCGAACGCTTCGACGCGGTCGCTTGTGAGACCGTCGAGGTTTTCATACATACCCTTCGTATGCAGGCGAAACGCCTCGATTGCCGCGCTGACGATGGCTTCCTTGGAGGGGAAATGATTGTAGAAGGAGCCGTAGCCGACGTCCGCCCGCGCGGTAATGTCCTGAATGACAAGCCCTTCGAGGCCGCGCTCGGCGACGATTTCATATGTCGCCCTCAGAAGCTTGCGGCGCGTGTCCTCCCGGCGCCGGTCGGAGCGGCTCTTCAGAAGGCGATGCGCCGAGGCACTTTCTTCAAGGGCGGGCAGTGCAGACTTGACCAATATCAAAGCTCCTTTAACTAAAGTTTATGGGACACGACTCTGAGACTTTTTTATGAACCGCGTGCATGGGCTTGGCGCCCACACCGCCGCGTGACATGATTCGCGCCCCGAAGCTCGCGCAGCCAACGCCGATCCGGAGATGAGACGTGCTTAAAATCGTCGGTGTTACGGGAAGCGTGTCCTCGCCCTCGCGAACGCGCTCTGTCGTCGAGGCGACGCTCGCCCGCGTCGGGGATGCGCCCGATGTCGAACAAACGCTCCTCGATATCGCGGAACTTCTGCCCTGGCTCGCCATCCGCTGCCGCGACGAGGCGGCGCCGCCTGTGATTCGCGCGCTTGACGCCATCGAGAAGGCGGACCTCCTCATCGTCGGCACCCCCGTCTACAAGGGATCGTATACGGGGATGCTGAAGCACCTGATCGATCTTCTCAACTACCCTGCCCTGCTCAAGACGCCGGTGGGCCTCATCGCGGTTGGCGGCAGCGACCGCCACGCGCTTGTCATCGAGCATGAGCTTCGCCCGCTTTTCGGATTCTTCGGCGCAAAGACGCTGCCCACCGGCATCTTTTTGTCCGACAAGACCATCGAGGGCGGCCGGATCATCGACGAAGCGGCAAACGCGCGCCTCGACCATCTCGTAAGCGAAGCGGTGCATGAACTCGATCTCGTCCGCCTCAGGAAAGCCAAGGCAACGACAAGTTAACGGGCCGTCCTGAAATCGCCTCGATAATGGCGGATGGCATGCATCCAATCTATCGAGGAACGTCATGATCATAAACGGCAGGCTGAGGTGGAAACTCCTCATCGGGCTTATCGCCGCGATCGCCTTCGACACGACGCTTCAAATCGTCTGGAAGACCGCCGTTCTGGACGCGCCGGAAGTCAACCTCTCGGTATCATCGACAGTGTCGGGAATTTTCGGAAATCCGCTGTTCCTCGGCGTCGTCGCCATCATGACGCTGCAATTCTTCAATTGGCTCATGGTGCTGGGTGAAGCCGATCTCTCCTATGCGAAGCCCATTGCGTCGCTTAGCTTCGCTTCCGTGCCGGTCACGTCCGTGCTGCTTCTGCACGAAACCTTCGATGCGGTTGAGGTGGCGGGTGTGATCTTCGTGATCGCGGGCGTCTTCTTCATC
This genomic window from Rhodomicrobium lacus contains:
- a CDS encoding NAD(P)H-dependent oxidoreductase; protein product: MLKIVGVTGSVSSPSRTRSVVEATLARVGDAPDVEQTLLDIAELLPWLAIRCRDEAAPPVIRALDAIEKADLLIVGTPVYKGSYTGMLKHLIDLLNYPALLKTPVGLIAVGGSDRHALVIEHELRPLFGFFGAKTLPTGIFLSDKTIEGGRIIDEAANARLDHLVSEAVHELDLVRLRKAKATTS
- a CDS encoding TetR/AcrR family transcriptional regulator, whose translation is MVKSALPALEESASAHRLLKSRSDRRREDTRRKLLRATYEIVAERGLEGLVIQDITARADVGYGSFYNHFPSKEAIVSAAIEAFRLHTKGMYENLDGLTSDRVEAFANDVRVWLRVAKTDRMWGWFMIRAVLSGNDFRFGIGDLIRRAVAAGIEEGVFRHQDVDMARETVAGLLLLATLKLVSGEVDDDYADRIISTALSVLGVPDASIREVMAKPLPEVALPAFLAAA
- a CDS encoding oxygenase MpaB family protein codes for the protein MSGSNAVTALTFFHGALARRLDRASRALLEPEDGRAMDFSRAAGEPALGQPTQVSWRVFKNPLTVFIGGVAAVILELAEPRVRTGVWEHTSFRTQPLRRLRRTGLAAMMTVYGPASAAQAMIVGVRRMHARVKGTTPGGEPYCADDPELLNWVQATAAYGFLQAYHTYSKPIPQADRDRYYREGETAARLYGATLPPRSEAELDAAFAAMLPRLEPSPIIFEFLDIMRTTRIVPPVSRALTPAAHLAQPLFVRAAVSLTPPRIRERLGLGPTYGLRPFERALLHQAAALADRIVLHSSPAVQSCQRLGLPADFLYASR
- the tig gene encoding trigger factor, whose protein sequence is MQVTETVSDGLKRQLKVVVPAADLKVKAESKLEDLKSKVKLNGFRPGKVPLAHVRQMYGKSVMAEVLEETVGESSSKALQERNERPAFQPDIKLPEDAEAVQRMIDGAADLEYTMSFEVLPKIELTDLKAITLTKDVADPKEEDVKGAIDRLLKANVAYETKDGAAEAGDRLTIDFKGSIDGEPFEGGAAEDAFLVLGSGRFIPGFEDGLIGAKKGDQRDVKVTFPQDYQAAHLAGKDAVFDVTVKDVAKPVDAKADDEFAKTLGLESFAKLEEAVRDQLQKELDGATRAKLKKAVLDVLDERHSFELPNTLVTSEFEGIWRGITRQLEQAKKTFEDEGSTEEKARAEYQKLAERRVRLGLVLSEIGNQNEIKILDEEIRRAVIDRARQFPGQEREVIEFYRKNPNALNELRAPVYEEKVINFVLELVKTEENKVSPEELMKSLAELEREQALLDGGIEEEHEHVHGPDCDHDHDHDHDHAGHKHG